The proteins below come from a single Methanothermobacter sp. genomic window:
- a CDS encoding Ig-like domain-containing protein, with product MTTRRPIISVTFSSQIKPGRYWKSITLRDQLGKTVRIKKWVSGNTLNVKPLSRLSGNRWYTLVVPAAALVDSPPPHKMWTLKFRTGEGEDTLKIHLLNSFLDPFLIP from the coding sequence ATGACTACAAGAAGGCCCATCATCAGTGTTACATTCTCCTCTCAAATAAAACCGGGCAGATACTGGAAGAGTATAACACTCAGGGACCAGTTAGGGAAAACAGTGAGGATTAAAAAGTGGGTGAGCGGCAACACCCTCAATGTGAAACCCCTATCAAGGCTCTCCGGAAACAGGTGGTACACCCTCGTGGTGCCCGCTGCAGCACTGGTGGATTCCCCCCCCCCCCACAAAATGTGGACCCTGAAGTTCAGAACGGGCGAAGGTGAAGACACATTAAAAATTCACTTATTAAATTCTTTTTTAGATCCGTTTTTAATCCCTTAA
- a CDS encoding 3-dehydroquinate synthase II, whose product MKFAWLMAPDTYWDEKKAFITAALESGIDHIVDTSDTDRIKKLGNLTLISPEEEADIVLIGKDGEGDGTLELPETLDYSRDLEMAAELKSGGKEVAAYVEIRSKAHEELARKLGRIVDYLILVGEDWKIIPLENIIADLQDEDVKLVAAVADADEARVALETLEHGTDGVLIEPADISQIKAIAELLEEIESETYELKPATVTRVEPLGSGDRVCVDTCSMMDVGEGMLVGSYSQGLFLVHSESLESEYVASRPFRVNAGPVQAYVMIPGGRTKYLSELETGDEVLIVDRNGRSRTAVVGRVKIEKRPLILVEAEYEGVKVRTLLQNAETIRLVNDRGEPVSVSELSEGDKVLVYFEDSARHFGMAIKETIIEK is encoded by the coding sequence ATGAAATTCGCATGGCTGATGGCCCCTGACACCTACTGGGATGAGAAGAAGGCCTTCATAACAGCAGCCCTCGAATCAGGGATAGACCACATCGTGGACACCTCCGATACAGATAGGATAAAGAAACTTGGAAACCTCACCCTCATATCCCCTGAGGAGGAGGCGGACATAGTACTCATCGGAAAGGATGGGGAGGGCGATGGAACCCTGGAACTCCCCGAGACCCTTGATTACTCAAGGGACCTTGAAATGGCAGCTGAGCTTAAATCCGGGGGTAAAGAGGTTGCGGCCTACGTTGAGATAAGGAGCAAGGCCCACGAGGAACTCGCAAGGAAACTGGGCCGCATCGTGGACTACCTCATACTCGTTGGTGAGGACTGGAAGATCATCCCCCTTGAGAACATAATAGCAGATCTCCAGGACGAGGACGTTAAACTTGTGGCTGCGGTTGCAGATGCCGATGAGGCGAGGGTTGCCCTTGAAACCCTTGAACACGGAACCGACGGTGTCCTCATAGAACCCGCGGACATCTCACAGATAAAGGCCATAGCAGAGCTCCTCGAGGAGATCGAAAGTGAAACCTATGAACTCAAGCCCGCCACCGTCACCAGGGTTGAGCCCCTGGGCTCCGGTGACAGGGTCTGCGTGGACACCTGCTCAATGATGGACGTCGGTGAGGGTATGCTGGTGGGCAGCTACTCACAGGGTCTCTTCCTGGTGCACAGTGAGTCCCTTGAAAGCGAATATGTGGCCTCAAGGCCCTTCCGAGTGAACGCCGGACCTGTACAGGCCTACGTCATGATACCCGGTGGCAGGACAAAGTACCTCTCTGAACTTGAAACCGGGGATGAGGTCCTCATCGTTGACCGGAATGGGAGGTCGAGGACCGCGGTTGTTGGAAGGGTTAAGATTGAGAAGAGGCCCCTGATACTTGTTGAGGCAGAGTATGAGGGCGTGAAGGTGAGGACCCTCCTGCAGAACGCCGAGACAATAAGGCTGGTGAATGATAGGGGTGAACCTGTATCTGTGAGTGAGCTCAGTGAGGGTGATAAGGTCCTTGTCTACTTTGAGGACTCTGCAAGGCACTTCGGTATGGCCATAAAAGAGACCATAATCGAGAAATAA
- a CDS encoding histidinol phosphate phosphatase domain-containing protein has product MRKRIDLHTHSLLSDGELLPSELARRACVLGHEAIAITDHIDASNINTITSLIDAVEDIGDNWDISVIPGAEITHAPVEIIEKLAVRARGLGAEIIVVHGETIVEPVIPGTNHAAVSCPEVDILAHPGLITVDDAELARENGVTLEISARKGHCLGNGHVARVAREVGVPVVIDTDTHAPGDLLDYDTARRVGLGAGLNESEVEEALVKNPRKLLKGNGII; this is encoded by the coding sequence ATTAGAAAGAGGATTGATCTTCACACCCACAGCCTCCTGAGTGACGGTGAGCTCCTGCCATCTGAACTTGCAAGGAGGGCATGTGTCCTGGGACATGAGGCCATAGCCATCACGGACCACATCGACGCCTCGAATATAAACACCATAACATCCCTAATAGACGCGGTTGAGGATATCGGAGATAACTGGGACATCAGTGTCATCCCGGGGGCTGAGATAACACATGCACCTGTTGAGATAATTGAAAAGCTTGCAGTGAGGGCAAGGGGCCTGGGGGCTGAGATTATTGTTGTGCACGGGGAAACAATAGTTGAACCTGTGATTCCCGGCACCAATCATGCGGCTGTGAGCTGCCCGGAGGTTGATATACTGGCCCACCCTGGCCTCATAACGGTGGATGATGCTGAACTTGCCCGTGAGAATGGGGTTACGCTTGAGATAAGCGCAAGGAAGGGGCACTGCCTTGGCAACGGGCATGTTGCCCGTGTTGCCCGTGAGGTGGGGGTTCCGGTTGTCATTGACACTGACACCCATGCACCGGGTGATCTACTTGACTATGACACGGCACGCCGCGTTGGTCTTGGAGCTGGGCTCAATGAATCAGAGGTTGAGGAGGCCCTTGTTAAAAACCCCAGAAAGCTTCTTAAGGGTAATGGCATTATATAA
- the sucD gene encoding succinate--CoA ligase subunit alpha has product MILLDEDTRCLVQGITGKQGSFHTKQMLEYGTRVVAGVTPGKGGQEFLGLGVYNSVEEVKEDMDVNASIIFVPAPFAKDAAFESIKHLDLVVIITEHIPVHDSMQIMEYAERMGKTVVGPNTPGIITPGVGKLGIMPTNIFKEGNIGIVSRSGTLTYEFAAQLTDAGFGQSTCVGIGGDPVTGLGFVDVLERFEEDPQTDAVVLIGEIGGDAEERAAEYIGDHMSKPVFAFISGSTAPPGKRMGHAGAIIEGSSGTAKSKREALEAAGAVVVDRPSAIVRELRRMEGAL; this is encoded by the coding sequence ATGATACTGCTTGATGAGGATACAAGATGCCTGGTTCAGGGCATAACAGGTAAACAGGGATCATTCCATACGAAACAGATGCTTGAATATGGAACAAGGGTAGTGGCCGGTGTAACACCAGGTAAGGGTGGACAGGAGTTCCTTGGCCTCGGCGTGTACAACTCCGTTGAGGAGGTCAAGGAGGATATGGACGTCAATGCATCCATAATATTCGTACCTGCGCCCTTTGCCAAGGACGCGGCCTTTGAATCCATAAAGCACCTTGACCTTGTAGTTATAATAACAGAGCACATACCTGTCCACGACTCGATGCAGATAATGGAATACGCTGAAAGGATGGGTAAAACCGTTGTAGGGCCCAACACCCCTGGTATAATAACTCCCGGTGTTGGTAAACTGGGTATAATGCCCACAAACATCTTCAAAGAGGGCAATATAGGCATAGTCTCAAGGAGCGGAACACTCACCTATGAATTCGCTGCCCAGCTCACGGATGCTGGTTTTGGCCAGAGCACCTGTGTGGGGATAGGTGGAGACCCTGTAACGGGCCTTGGATTTGTGGATGTCCTTGAGAGGTTTGAGGAGGATCCCCAGACAGACGCAGTTGTCCTAATAGGTGAAATAGGGGGAGACGCAGAGGAGAGGGCCGCAGAGTACATAGGTGACCACATGTCAAAGCCGGTCTTTGCCTTCATCTCAGGTTCAACTGCACCTCCAGGCAAGAGGATGGGGCATGCAGGGGCCATCATAGAGGGCAGTTCAGGAACAGCTAAGAGTAAAAGGGAGGCCCTTGAAGCCGCAGGTGCAGTGGTTGTTGACAGGCCATCAGCCATAGTCAGGGAACTCAGGCGCATGGAGGGGGCTCTCTGA
- a CDS encoding pantoate kinase: MKPTVFVPAHITGFFEVVRADDPLRTGSRGAGVVLDRGVETSIKVRSSEDKTVVRVNGKREDGESVSLRSLEILREITGFREGVSIHHRVDVPIGCGFGVSAACALGSVLAATRELELPITVNTAGSVAHRAEVELGTGLGDLIAEMTGGIVIRTREGPPGYGRTDRITERGLYVLTETLGELDTASVIGDEAKVGAINRMGAGMIRRLLREPTPHTFMELSREFATGTSLITPELREPMEALSEGTLGASMAMLGNTVFALSEDPDAGGDDVYGIDFSGARFL; the protein is encoded by the coding sequence ATGAAGCCCACCGTCTTTGTCCCAGCACATATAACCGGATTCTTTGAGGTTGTAAGGGCCGATGATCCCCTGAGAACAGGTTCCAGGGGTGCAGGGGTCGTCCTTGACCGGGGAGTTGAAACCTCCATAAAGGTCAGGAGTTCCGAAGATAAAACAGTTGTAAGGGTCAACGGAAAAAGAGAAGACGGGGAATCAGTTAGCCTGCGTTCCCTTGAAATCCTCAGGGAAATCACAGGATTCAGGGAGGGTGTGAGCATACACCACAGGGTCGATGTCCCCATAGGGTGTGGTTTTGGGGTATCAGCTGCCTGCGCCCTGGGGAGCGTCCTTGCAGCCACAAGGGAACTTGAACTCCCCATCACGGTCAACACTGCAGGTTCAGTGGCCCACAGGGCCGAGGTGGAACTTGGAACAGGACTGGGGGACCTGATAGCCGAGATGACCGGCGGGATAGTCATAAGAACCAGGGAGGGTCCACCTGGATACGGGAGGACAGACAGGATCACTGAAAGGGGCCTCTATGTCTTAACAGAGACCCTGGGGGAGCTTGACACGGCATCGGTCATCGGTGACGAAGCAAAGGTTGGGGCGATAAACCGGATGGGCGCCGGGATGATCCGGAGGCTCCTCAGGGAGCCGACACCACATACCTTCATGGAACTCTCCCGTGAGTTTGCCACGGGAACCTCACTCATAACCCCTGAACTCAGAGAACCCATGGAGGCCCTCTCTGAGGGGACACTGGGGGCATCCATGGCGATGCTGGGTAACACTGTATTCGCCCTGTCAGAAGACCCCGATGCCGGAGGGGATGATGTGTATGGAATTGACTTTTCAGGTGCAAGGTTTCTGTGA
- a CDS encoding S24 family peptidase, translating to MRKVPIILAVLFIAFAGAFYYNEKAHSVDIKIKTDGVNITVEADTIFFQKTPPEMEQKIGEYIADVINDPDSTVETIKANVTEIARSYGYSKVDVTIESQFGVDQLPMPAVVSGDSMYPTLRDGQELIVLKTDDYKVGDIVIAKHPEYGLIVKRVGKIEPTRVYLMSDNKKVERIYTPTSVIVRTPLNTWVPRSAIVGVVKEY from the coding sequence ATGAGGAAAGTTCCGATTATCCTTGCAGTGCTTTTCATTGCCTTTGCAGGTGCATTTTACTATAATGAGAAGGCCCATTCAGTTGATATCAAAATAAAGACTGACGGGGTTAACATCACGGTTGAGGCAGACACCATATTCTTCCAGAAAACTCCTCCTGAGATGGAGCAGAAGATCGGCGAATACATAGCGGACGTTATAAATGACCCTGACAGTACCGTTGAAACAATAAAGGCTAATGTCACAGAGATAGCAAGGAGTTACGGCTACAGTAAGGTGGATGTGACCATTGAGTCCCAGTTCGGTGTTGACCAGCTCCCCATGCCAGCCGTTGTGAGCGGTGACTCCATGTACCCGACGCTCAGGGATGGGCAGGAACTCATAGTGCTCAAAACAGACGACTACAAGGTGGGGGACATAGTTATAGCCAAGCACCCGGAGTATGGCCTCATCGTGAAGAGGGTCGGTAAGATAGAGCCCACCAGGGTGTACCTCATGAGCGACAACAAGAAGGTTGAGCGCATCTACACACCAACATCGGTCATCGTGAGGACGCCCCTCAACACATGGGTTCCAAGGTCGGCCATTGTGGGTGTTGTGAAGGAGTACTGA
- a CDS encoding zinc metalloprotease HtpX translates to MRKLSTWKLKLRMFLATALLFGIIYAILIAIGALMGFGGPLFYALLGFGIVFLQYLLSPKIVELTMNVHYVSEAEAPRLHAMVDELARNAGIPKPRVGIAEIAVPNAFAFGRTKSDGRVCVTRGILNLLDEEELRAVLGHEISHIKHSDMIVMTLVSAVPLICYYIFWSTVYSRDDDATLLGIAALIAYFLGQLIVLFISRTREYYADQGSVEIGGQPHKLASALYKLVYGSAAFDRDELKQVEGVKAFFLNDVSDARNEINDLRQLDIDMDGTISMAELQRVKYSGVKVGVGARILELLSTHPNMLRRIKRLSEFT, encoded by the coding sequence ATGAGAAAACTCAGCACATGGAAACTGAAGCTAAGGATGTTCTTGGCAACAGCACTTTTATTTGGTATAATCTACGCCATACTCATAGCAATAGGGGCCCTAATGGGATTCGGCGGACCACTCTTCTATGCCCTGCTTGGTTTTGGCATAGTGTTCCTTCAGTACCTCCTATCCCCCAAGATAGTGGAACTCACAATGAACGTCCACTACGTCAGCGAGGCCGAGGCCCCCAGACTCCACGCCATGGTGGATGAACTTGCAAGGAATGCAGGAATACCCAAACCCAGGGTTGGAATTGCAGAGATTGCAGTGCCCAACGCCTTTGCATTTGGGAGAACAAAATCAGACGGCAGGGTATGTGTAACAAGGGGCATACTGAACCTCCTTGATGAGGAGGAACTCCGGGCCGTCCTTGGACACGAGATATCCCACATAAAGCACAGTGACATGATAGTCATGACCCTTGTGAGCGCGGTTCCACTCATCTGCTACTACATATTCTGGAGCACAGTATACAGCAGGGACGACGATGCAACTCTCCTTGGAATCGCGGCACTCATAGCCTACTTCCTTGGCCAGCTGATAGTCCTCTTCATATCAAGGACAAGGGAGTACTACGCGGACCAGGGCAGCGTAGAGATCGGTGGCCAGCCACACAAACTTGCAAGTGCGCTCTACAAACTGGTTTATGGCTCCGCTGCATTTGACAGGGATGAGCTGAAGCAGGTTGAGGGTGTTAAGGCATTCTTCCTTAACGATGTATCCGATGCCAGAAATGAGATAAATGATCTCAGGCAGCTTGACATTGACATGGACGGCACCATAAGCATGGCTGAGCTTCAGAGAGTGAAGTACAGTGGAGTAAAGGTTGGAGTTGGTGCAAGAATACTTGAACTTCTCTCAACACACCCAAACATGCTCAGGAGGATTAAGAGGCTCTCTGAGTTCACCTGA
- a CDS encoding trans-aconitate 2-methyltransferase, translating into MIRLVYDINIYRDVLREVLRPGDTVVELGCHIGNSTRIISDLVPGGRVVAVDNSPEAVDVMETLSRERDNVEFISGDVRLHETLEEVCSMIESCDVLSVDLGGGYHPDTTFKVYFIWSSTLKPGVSIIRNRGLLDFVCSSITEESFTSGYGWLESSGDAGIPPRLREFKLWSSKIYKEGAHDRQKD; encoded by the coding sequence ATGATAAGACTGGTATATGATATAAACATCTACCGGGACGTCCTCAGGGAGGTCCTGAGACCAGGGGATACCGTTGTTGAACTGGGGTGCCACATAGGAAACTCAACACGAATAATATCTGACCTCGTGCCGGGTGGCAGGGTTGTGGCGGTTGATAACAGTCCCGAGGCGGTTGATGTTATGGAGACCCTCAGCAGGGAGAGGGATAACGTTGAATTCATATCAGGCGATGTTCGCCTCCATGAAACCCTTGAAGAGGTCTGCAGTATGATTGAATCCTGTGATGTGCTCAGCGTTGACCTTGGAGGGGGTTACCATCCAGATACAACCTTCAAGGTGTACTTCATATGGTCATCCACACTCAAACCAGGGGTCTCCATCATAAGGAACCGGGGCCTCCTGGACTTTGTATGCTCATCCATCACCGAAGAGTCATTCACCTCAGGGTATGGATGGCTTGAGTCAAGTGGGGATGCTGGAATCCCACCAAGGCTCAGGGAATTTAAACTCTGGTCCAGTAAAATCTACAAGGAGGGTGCCCATGATAGGCAAAAAGATTAG
- a CDS encoding 2-amino-3,7-dideoxy-D-threo-hept-6-ulosonate synthase: MIGKKIRIERIINRKTDRTVIVPLDHGVSIGPVKGIIDMAGTIDEVASGGANAVLMHKGMVRSGHRGYGRDIGLIIHLSASTGLGPDPNHKVLVTSVEKALKLGADAVSVHVNVGSEREPEMLIKLGTVAEICDDWGMPLIAMMYPRGEKIKDEHDPEVVKLAARAGAELGADIIKTNYTGDPDTFREVVKGCPVPVVIAGGPKIETEDELLQMVRDSVDAGGAGVAIGRNIFQADSPADMTRAIAGIVHDGLEVEDAVRILRGGD; the protein is encoded by the coding sequence ATGATAGGCAAAAAGATTAGAATTGAGAGGATAATCAACAGGAAGACCGACAGGACTGTCATAGTACCCCTTGACCATGGAGTCTCAATTGGACCCGTTAAGGGGATAATAGACATGGCTGGGACCATTGATGAGGTGGCAAGTGGCGGAGCCAACGCCGTCCTCATGCACAAGGGGATGGTGAGGAGCGGACACAGGGGGTACGGGAGGGATATCGGCCTCATAATACACCTATCCGCAAGCACGGGCCTCGGCCCTGACCCCAACCATAAGGTGCTTGTCACCTCGGTTGAGAAGGCCCTCAAGCTGGGCGCCGATGCCGTCTCTGTCCATGTTAACGTGGGATCCGAGAGGGAACCCGAAATGCTCATAAAGCTCGGTACCGTGGCCGAGATCTGTGACGACTGGGGAATGCCACTCATAGCCATGATGTACCCCCGGGGTGAGAAGATAAAGGACGAGCACGACCCTGAGGTTGTTAAACTTGCAGCGCGTGCAGGTGCAGAACTGGGTGCAGATATAATAAAGACCAACTACACCGGTGACCCTGACACCTTCAGGGAGGTTGTGAAGGGCTGCCCTGTCCCTGTGGTGATAGCAGGGGGCCCAAAGATTGAAACAGAGGATGAACTCCTCCAGATGGTCAGGGACTCCGTTGATGCAGGTGGTGCCGGTGTAGCCATTGGAAGGAACATCTTCCAGGCTGATTCACCGGCAGATATGACCCGGGCCATTGCAGGTATCGTCCATGATGGCCTTGAAGTTGAGGATGCCGTCAGGATACTCAGGGGTGGCGACTGA
- the aroD gene encoding type I 3-dehydroquinate dehydratase, whose translation METRICVPIFERTYEAAIKSSERAIDAGADILELRIDALKGVSEAEVKRVIEDIDFPLIATNRSPEEGGHFSGTETERIELLRSAAEVAPYVDVELSTEPDYIKSVTAVASRSIISYHDFTGTPSLEALLRIVRMEKEFGDIAKVAVMPQNMADTLVVLQLLSVEDNTIAISMGEAGKYTRVAAALFGAPITFASADRSTAPGQMDVHITRRMIDELMPED comes from the coding sequence ATGGAAACCAGGATTTGTGTTCCCATATTTGAGAGGACATATGAAGCTGCTATCAAATCCTCAGAAAGGGCCATAGATGCAGGGGCCGATATCCTGGAGCTCAGAATAGACGCCCTCAAAGGTGTATCCGAGGCTGAAGTGAAAAGGGTTATAGAAGATATTGACTTTCCTTTAATAGCAACAAACAGATCCCCGGAGGAGGGAGGCCACTTCAGTGGCACTGAAACTGAAAGGATAGAACTCCTAAGGTCCGCTGCCGAGGTGGCCCCCTATGTTGATGTTGAACTCAGCACGGAGCCGGATTACATAAAGAGCGTCACTGCAGTTGCCAGTAGAAGCATCATATCATACCATGACTTCACGGGAACACCCTCACTGGAGGCCCTCCTGCGGATAGTCCGTATGGAGAAGGAATTCGGAGACATTGCAAAGGTGGCGGTTATGCCCCAGAACATGGCGGACACCCTTGTTGTTCTTCAGCTGCTCTCGGTGGAGGATAACACAATAGCAATATCCATGGGGGAAGCAGGGAAATACACTAGGGTTGCAGCCGCCCTCTTCGGTGCCCCAATAACCTTTGCATCAGCGGATCGTTCAACAGCACCGGGACAGATGGACGTCCATATCACCAGAAGAATGATTGATGAACTCATGCCGGAGGATTGA
- the hmgA gene encoding hydroxymethylglutaryl-CoA reductase (NADPH) produces MSLMDDLLEGKIKLYELERHVPVDEAVRIRREFIERVSGARLEHVSHYTIDMDRASRRNIENPIGVVQIPLGVAGPLLVKGEYADGEYYVPLATSEGALVASVNRGCSVITGAGGASVRITGDSMTRAPVIRTGSTVEALKLREWIRENIDALREEAESTTRHGKLIKIDPIIVAGPYVYPRFVYTTGDSMGMNMVTIATEKALELLTEETGAHVIALSGNLCTDKKPASINLVEGRGKSISAEVTVPGEMVESVLKTTPEAVVEVNTAKNLLGSALAGSMGFNAHYANIIGAIFLATGQDEAHIVEGSLGVTVAEEKNGDLYFSVNLPDVPLATVGGGTGLETASECLDIMGVGGSGGVHEFAEIVGGAVLAGELSLMGALAAGHLARAHSELGRG; encoded by the coding sequence ATGTCACTCATGGATGACCTCCTTGAGGGTAAGATAAAGCTCTATGAACTTGAAAGGCATGTACCTGTTGATGAGGCTGTCAGGATAAGAAGGGAGTTCATTGAGAGGGTCTCAGGTGCCAGGCTTGAGCATGTATCCCACTATACAATTGACATGGATAGGGCGTCAAGGAGGAACATTGAAAACCCCATAGGTGTCGTTCAGATCCCCCTGGGGGTTGCCGGGCCACTGCTGGTTAAGGGTGAATATGCAGACGGCGAGTACTATGTACCCCTTGCAACCTCAGAGGGTGCACTGGTGGCCTCTGTGAACAGGGGTTGCTCGGTGATCACAGGGGCCGGGGGTGCATCTGTAAGGATAACAGGCGACTCTATGACAAGGGCCCCTGTTATAAGGACTGGTTCTACTGTTGAGGCTTTAAAGCTCAGGGAATGGATCCGGGAGAACATTGATGCCCTCAGGGAGGAGGCGGAGTCAACAACGAGGCACGGGAAACTCATAAAGATAGACCCGATTATCGTGGCGGGACCCTACGTTTACCCCAGGTTCGTATACACAACAGGGGATAGTATGGGGATGAACATGGTCACCATCGCCACAGAGAAGGCCCTTGAACTCCTCACAGAGGAGACAGGTGCCCATGTGATTGCCCTGAGTGGAAACCTCTGCACCGATAAGAAACCGGCATCCATAAACCTGGTTGAGGGTCGGGGTAAGAGCATCAGTGCAGAGGTAACTGTACCAGGGGAGATGGTTGAGAGTGTCCTCAAGACAACACCAGAGGCTGTTGTTGAGGTTAACACCGCAAAGAACCTTCTGGGATCAGCCCTCGCTGGGAGTATGGGGTTCAATGCCCACTATGCCAACATAATAGGGGCTATATTCCTTGCAACGGGACAGGATGAGGCCCACATTGTTGAGGGTAGCCTGGGGGTTACCGTTGCAGAGGAGAAAAACGGTGACCTTTACTTCTCCGTCAACCTCCCTGATGTGCCCCTTGCAACTGTTGGGGGTGGCACGGGACTTGAGACGGCATCCGAGTGCCTTGATATCATGGGTGTCGGGGGTTCAGGGGGTGTCCATGAGTTTGCAGAGATCGTGGGGGGAGCTGTCCTTGCAGGTGAACTCTCCCTAATGGGCGCCCTTGCAGCCGGACACCTTGCACGTGCACACAGTGAACTGGGGAGGGGTTAA